The genomic region TCTTTACCGCATTCAAATTCATCGTTCAAAATTTTGAATTGCGGTAAATTTCCGTTTGGCATCGTCGCTTCTTCACCTTCTACAATTTCGTGTAATTTTGTTTTGCTGGTTTTTTCATTGGTAGTGGGATTTTCCTGTAAAATTCCATAAAGCATCAAAGTATAAACTCCGCTGTTACCAATACCTACTTTTTTCTTTAACAATGACTGGTTTTCAGCTTTTACTTCTACTGTATAAGTTCCAGAATTTATAGATTGATAATCTGTTAATTCGGTATACTTCAGTTGTTGTTGAAGAGTAGATTCACCATCTTTTGTAAAGATAATTTTTACCGGGCGATCAGTGAACATAAACTGTCCTATGCGTAATTTTGAAGGTTTTTGTTGAGAAGAATGACAACTAAAAAGCAGTAGCATTCCCATGAATAGCGTTATAAATTTAGTTTTCATCTACCTGGGCTTTTTGTTGTGTTTTTTCTTTCTTCTTCAGTAAG from Zunongwangia profunda SM-A87 harbors:
- a CDS encoding DUF4397 domain-containing protein: MKTKFITLFMGMLLLFSCHSSQQKPSKLRIGQFMFTDRPVKIIFTKDGESTLQQQLKYTELTDYQSINSGTYTVEVKAENQSLLKKKVGIGNSGVYTLMLYGILQENPTTNEKTSKTKLHEIVEGEEATMPNGNLPQFKILNDEFECGKDEAKIRWVHLAAGVEEISAVATSDKKTVSLSSLTYPKVSKTKALLPLQQKVNWKLKGSKVNVAQEQLAIQSQKLYTCFIMGIEGKYIDSLKVVTGETPKKKF